In Mangrovivirga cuniculi, the following proteins share a genomic window:
- a CDS encoding DUF4332 domain-containing protein: MATKITEIEGIGPSYAEKLQKADITTVEGLLEKCASRSGRKNVAEATGIDASHLLKWANLADLFRIKGVASEISELLEAAGVDTVKELRNRNPENLHNAIVEESKKKNHVRQIPSLSQVEKFVSQAKELDPVITY; encoded by the coding sequence ATGGCTACTAAAATCACCGAAATCGAAGGGATTGGTCCATCCTATGCAGAAAAACTGCAAAAAGCTGATATTACAACAGTAGAAGGACTATTAGAAAAATGTGCATCAAGATCAGGACGAAAGAATGTTGCCGAAGCAACAGGGATTGATGCATCACATTTATTAAAGTGGGCAAATTTGGCTGACTTATTTCGAATTAAAGGCGTTGCAAGTGAAATAAGTGAATTACTGGAAGCTGCAGGCGTTGATACTGTCAAAGAATTGAGAAACAGAAACCCGGAGAACTTGCATAATGCTATTGTTGAAGAAAGTAAAAAGAAAAACCATGTCAGACAAATTCCATCTTTAAGCCAGGTTGAAAAATTCGTAAGCCAGGCTAAAGAACTCGATCCTGTAATAACATATTAA
- a CDS encoding helicase HerA-like domain-containing protein, which translates to MKEKFISDIQSGYYFKGKDFIIGAGVYDNEIISDAKIKIPLSTINRHGLISGATGTGKTKSLQVFAECLSDNGVPVLMMDIKGDLSGIAKPGEVNNHITTRHEAIDLEFKPSGFPVELLSLTGKEGVKLRATVSEFGPIVLSKMLNLNDTQSSILSVIFQYADKNGLPLLDLKDLKRLLRFITEEGKEEIQKEYGRLSSASIGTIMRKVIGLEQEGAEQFFGEPSFDIKDLLHKNDEGKGQISVLRVNDIQDKPKLYSSFMLSLLAEIFSTFPEKGDSDKPRLVMFIDEAHLLFKEAGDELLEQIDTVIKLIRSKGVGIYFCTQSPTDIPESVLSQLGLRIQHALRAVTAKDRKAIRSAAENFPLTEYYETDKILTSLGVGQALITVLNEKGIPTPLVVTHLRAPASRMNVLKQNEIEDLLNKSDLVDKYNETVDRESAYELLEKKLFTEEKQIEESKGINKPQKPLTDESVWEELSKNTMVRQMGRTLIRELSRGLLGAVSGKKTSSGRKGNSIFDLF; encoded by the coding sequence ATGAAAGAAAAGTTTATAAGTGATATACAATCGGGATATTATTTTAAGGGTAAGGATTTTATCATCGGTGCTGGTGTTTACGATAATGAGATAATATCTGATGCTAAGATAAAAATACCGCTTTCTACAATTAACAGGCATGGTTTGATTTCAGGAGCTACAGGAACTGGAAAAACCAAGTCATTACAAGTCTTTGCAGAATGTCTGAGTGATAATGGGGTTCCGGTCCTGATGATGGATATTAAAGGAGATCTTAGTGGAATAGCCAAGCCCGGAGAGGTTAATAATCATATAACCACCAGGCATGAGGCGATTGATTTAGAATTTAAACCCTCAGGTTTTCCTGTGGAATTATTATCACTTACTGGAAAAGAAGGGGTGAAGTTACGGGCTACTGTTTCAGAGTTTGGTCCTATAGTATTATCTAAAATGCTAAATCTTAATGATACACAATCCAGTATCTTGTCAGTAATTTTTCAATATGCAGATAAAAATGGTCTTCCTTTACTTGATTTAAAAGATCTCAAAAGGTTATTAAGGTTTATTACTGAGGAAGGGAAGGAAGAGATCCAAAAGGAGTATGGCAGGCTTAGTTCAGCTTCTATTGGAACGATTATGAGAAAAGTTATCGGGCTTGAACAAGAAGGTGCGGAACAATTTTTTGGAGAGCCTTCATTTGATATTAAAGACCTTCTTCATAAAAATGATGAAGGCAAAGGACAAATCAGTGTTTTAAGGGTAAATGATATTCAGGATAAGCCAAAATTGTATTCTTCTTTCATGCTTTCGTTATTAGCAGAAATTTTTAGCACATTTCCGGAAAAAGGAGATAGCGATAAGCCCAGGCTTGTCATGTTTATAGATGAAGCACATCTATTATTTAAGGAAGCCGGGGACGAATTACTCGAACAGATTGACACAGTTATAAAGCTTATAAGATCGAAAGGTGTTGGAATTTATTTCTGTACCCAAAGTCCTACGGATATTCCCGAATCAGTTTTAAGTCAATTGGGTTTAAGAATCCAGCACGCCCTTCGTGCAGTTACAGCAAAAGACAGAAAGGCTATTCGATCAGCTGCAGAAAATTTCCCATTAACTGAGTACTATGAAACTGATAAAATACTCACTTCATTAGGGGTGGGACAGGCTTTGATTACAGTGCTAAATGAAAAAGGAATTCCTACTCCATTGGTGGTTACTCATTTACGAGCTCCTGCTTCCAGAATGAATGTTTTAAAACAAAATGAAATTGAAGATTTACTGAATAAATCTGATTTGGTCGATAAGTATAATGAAACAGTAGACAGAGAAAGTGCTTATGAATTACTCGAGAAAAAGCTCTTTACCGAAGAAAAACAAATAGAAGAATCTAAAGGAATCAATAAGCCACAAAAGCCATTGACAGATGAATCTGTATGGGAGGAACTCTCAAAAAATACAATGGTCAGGCAAATGGGCAGAACATTAATCAGAGAACTTTCAAGAGGGTTATTAGGAGCGGTGTCAGGAAAAAAGACCTCGTCAGGAAGGAAAGGGAATTCAATATTTGATCTTTTTTAG
- a CDS encoding o-succinylbenzoate synthase: MKIDFLEHTLQFKFDAGTSRGVMREHNVVYVILNDSESGIRGIGECAPLPGLSIDNKTQVIDFLQGLKKSEEYLNIPLTAEEVFEIAEELVPEYLPSVRFGLETALLDLISGGKKEIFEGEFYQGQKRIPINGLIWMGDEEFMLSQIRKKIDAGFNCLKMKIGAIDFETELSILNYIRRNFSEKDLTIRVDANGAFTIGEALHKLEKLSKLNLHSIEQPIAAGNIEGMKELCEKTPLPIALDEELIGVNAVKGLELLSEINPHYIILKPTLLGGLKASDIWIKNAEKLDIDWWMTSALESNIGLNAISQFTAFKNVSLPQGLGTGQLYHNNIASPLMIENGEIYYDTKTKWDLSLFKQTH, translated from the coding sequence ATGAAAATTGACTTTTTGGAGCATACTCTTCAATTTAAATTTGATGCAGGTACATCAAGAGGTGTAATGAGGGAGCATAATGTAGTGTATGTGATTTTAAATGATTCGGAATCCGGAATAAGGGGTATTGGAGAATGTGCACCATTACCAGGTTTAAGTATTGATAACAAGACTCAGGTTATTGATTTTCTCCAAGGCTTAAAGAAGTCAGAGGAGTATCTTAATATTCCATTGACTGCCGAGGAGGTTTTTGAAATAGCAGAAGAATTAGTGCCGGAATATCTTCCTTCCGTACGGTTTGGATTAGAAACAGCATTATTGGATTTAATTTCAGGGGGAAAGAAAGAAATATTTGAAGGAGAATTCTATCAGGGACAGAAACGAATTCCTATTAATGGTTTGATTTGGATGGGGGATGAAGAGTTTATGCTCAGCCAGATTCGAAAAAAAATCGATGCAGGTTTCAATTGTCTTAAAATGAAAATCGGGGCAATAGATTTTGAAACTGAATTGAGTATTTTAAATTATATTAGAAGAAACTTCTCTGAAAAGGACCTTACCATTCGGGTAGATGCTAACGGTGCTTTTACAATTGGTGAAGCTTTGCATAAGCTTGAGAAATTATCTAAACTGAATCTTCACAGCATTGAACAACCCATTGCAGCAGGGAATATAGAAGGAATGAAAGAGCTCTGTGAAAAAACACCTCTTCCAATAGCTTTGGATGAAGAATTAATTGGTGTCAATGCGGTAAAAGGGCTGGAACTTCTATCTGAGATAAATCCTCATTATATAATACTTAAACCCACTTTGTTAGGAGGTCTTAAAGCTTCAGACATATGGATTAAAAATGCTGAGAAATTAGATATAGATTGGTGGATGACTTCAGCTTTAGAGTCAAATATAGGGCTCAATGCCATTTCACAGTTCACTGCGTTTAAAAATGTCAGTCTTCCACAAGGCTTAGGAACAGGGCAGCTTTATCATAATAACATAGCATCTCCTTTGATGATTGAAAATGGAGAGATTTATTATGATACAAAAACGAAATGGGATTTGAGTTTATTTAAGCAAACTCATTGA
- a CDS encoding SIR2 family NAD-dependent protein deacylase produces the protein MKKLVVLTGAGISAESGIPTFRDANGLWEGHDVMEVASPAGWEANQDLVLKFYNERRKAVIKAEPNPGHKALVDLEDHFDVTVVTQNVDNLHEKAGSSNIIHLHGEIMKARSSVDEGLIYDLDQPLINKGDLCEKGSQLRPHIVWFGELVPMMQPATAAAAEADIFVIAGTSLQVYPAAGLFQYCSYETPVYLVDPKIPDGVRATRVKCFEEPASTGLPKLKEILINEFA, from the coding sequence ATGAAAAAACTCGTAGTTCTAACTGGGGCTGGAATCAGTGCCGAAAGTGGCATCCCGACTTTTCGGGATGCCAACGGACTATGGGAAGGTCATGATGTTATGGAAGTAGCATCTCCTGCCGGTTGGGAAGCAAATCAAGACCTGGTCCTGAAGTTTTATAACGAACGTAGAAAGGCAGTAATAAAAGCAGAACCCAACCCAGGCCACAAAGCACTGGTTGACCTTGAGGATCACTTTGATGTTACTGTAGTTACTCAAAATGTCGATAATCTGCATGAAAAGGCTGGTTCATCTAATATCATTCACCTTCATGGTGAAATCATGAAAGCAAGAAGTTCGGTCGATGAAGGCCTGATCTATGACCTTGATCAACCACTCATAAATAAAGGAGACCTCTGCGAAAAAGGATCTCAATTACGGCCACATATAGTTTGGTTTGGTGAATTAGTTCCGATGATGCAACCGGCTACTGCAGCAGCTGCTGAGGCGGATATTTTTGTTATTGCAGGTACATCCCTTCAGGTTTATCCGGCAGCTGGACTATTTCAATATTGTTCTTATGAAACTCCGGTATATCTTGTTGACCCGAAGATACCAGACGGAGTCAGAGCTACACGAGTAAAGTGTTTCGAAGAACCTGCTTCAACAGGATTACCTAAATTAAAAGAGATATTGATCAATGAGTTTGCTTAA
- the topA gene encoding type I DNA topoisomerase, with the protein MAKNLVIVESPAKAKTIEGFLGKDYKVTSSYGHVRDLPKGDKAIDIKNGFKPTYEITGDKKDVIKELKKLSKDADTIYLASDDDREGEAISWHLKEALKLEDDKTKRIVFREITKNAILNAINHPRAIDHDLVNAQQARRILDRIVGYEISPILWKKIKRGLSAGRVQSVAVRLVVEREREIEAFNSKDSYRVTAIFKDDNNKEIKAELNKKFSTYDEAVNFLDDCTKAQFSISKLETKPSKKSPAPPFTTSTLQQEASRKLGFSVSQTMTLAQRLYEAGKISYMRTDSVNLSDEAVSSATGAIKSEYGDNYSQVRKYKSKSQGAQEAHEAIRPTSFSEQDAGKDRNEQRLYELIWKRAIASQMSDAQIERTIATIDISTNDSVHFTATGEVIKFDGFLKVYLESTDDDEEEEAKGILPPLSQGQSLDAKEIVSKQTFSRPPARYSEASLVKKLEEMGIGRPSTYAPTISTVQKRGYVVKESRPGKERNYNLITLKNGEVKKEEKTETTGAEKNKLFPTNTAMVVNDFLVEHFPNVTNYSFTATVEKEFDEIAHGIKQWDAMIDAFYGNFHQKVEDTEAISRQEINTSRELGTDPKTGKPVIARLGKFGPIVQLGESDDEEKPKYASMRKDQFIENITLEEALELFKLPREIGEYEGEPVAVNIGRYGPYILHAGKFTSLHKDDDPYEIELDRAIELIEEKRKAEANKYIKTFDEDESVQVLNGRYGPYIKAGRQNVKIPKDKKPEELTLEECLKLAEEAKNKPKKPRGRKKK; encoded by the coding sequence ATGGCAAAAAATTTAGTTATAGTGGAGTCTCCGGCAAAAGCAAAAACCATTGAAGGCTTTTTAGGTAAAGACTACAAAGTGACCTCATCATATGGTCATGTAAGAGATTTACCTAAGGGAGATAAGGCTATCGATATAAAAAATGGTTTTAAACCAACTTACGAGATCACCGGTGATAAAAAGGATGTGATTAAGGAGCTGAAGAAATTATCAAAAGATGCTGACACAATCTACCTGGCATCGGATGATGACCGTGAAGGGGAAGCAATATCCTGGCACTTAAAGGAGGCTCTGAAGCTCGAAGATGATAAAACTAAAAGAATTGTCTTTAGGGAAATAACAAAAAATGCCATATTAAATGCAATAAATCATCCTCGAGCGATAGATCATGATCTTGTTAATGCTCAACAAGCAAGACGAATTCTTGACAGAATTGTTGGTTATGAAATTTCTCCAATTCTATGGAAAAAAATTAAAAGAGGTCTTTCCGCTGGAAGGGTTCAATCAGTAGCTGTTCGATTGGTGGTTGAAAGAGAAAGAGAAATCGAGGCTTTTAATTCCAAAGATTCGTATCGTGTTACAGCCATATTCAAAGATGATAATAATAAGGAGATTAAAGCTGAACTCAACAAAAAATTCAGTACATACGACGAGGCTGTTAATTTCTTAGACGATTGTACGAAGGCTCAATTTAGTATCAGTAAGCTGGAAACAAAACCATCAAAAAAGAGCCCTGCACCTCCGTTTACCACATCCACACTTCAGCAGGAAGCAAGTAGAAAGCTTGGGTTTTCGGTATCTCAGACAATGACTTTGGCGCAAAGACTATATGAAGCCGGTAAAATTTCATATATGAGAACTGATTCGGTCAATCTTTCTGACGAGGCTGTTTCAAGTGCTACCGGAGCCATTAAAAGTGAATATGGAGATAATTATTCTCAGGTAAGAAAATATAAATCTAAAAGCCAGGGTGCCCAGGAGGCTCACGAAGCTATCAGACCTACCAGCTTCTCTGAACAGGATGCAGGCAAGGACAGAAATGAGCAGAGATTATATGAACTAATCTGGAAACGTGCAATTGCTTCTCAGATGTCTGATGCACAAATTGAGAGAACGATAGCAACTATTGATATTAGTACCAATGATAGTGTCCATTTCACCGCAACCGGTGAGGTAATTAAGTTTGATGGATTTCTTAAGGTCTACCTGGAATCTACAGACGATGATGAGGAAGAAGAAGCAAAAGGAATTTTACCTCCGCTTTCGCAAGGACAATCATTAGATGCAAAAGAAATAGTATCCAAACAAACTTTCTCAAGACCTCCGGCAAGGTACTCAGAAGCTTCATTGGTCAAAAAACTGGAAGAAATGGGAATTGGTAGACCTTCTACCTATGCTCCAACAATTAGTACCGTCCAGAAAAGAGGATACGTTGTTAAAGAATCAAGACCAGGCAAAGAAAGAAATTACAATTTGATCACCTTAAAAAATGGAGAGGTAAAAAAAGAAGAAAAAACTGAGACTACCGGAGCTGAGAAAAATAAATTATTTCCAACAAATACGGCAATGGTAGTTAATGATTTCCTCGTAGAGCATTTTCCAAATGTTACTAACTATTCTTTTACAGCGACTGTAGAAAAAGAGTTTGACGAAATCGCCCACGGTATAAAACAATGGGATGCGATGATCGATGCTTTCTATGGCAACTTCCATCAAAAGGTTGAGGATACCGAAGCAATCTCTAGACAAGAGATCAACACTTCAAGAGAACTTGGAACTGATCCTAAAACGGGCAAACCAGTAATAGCCAGGTTGGGAAAATTCGGTCCTATTGTCCAGCTTGGAGAAAGTGATGACGAAGAAAAGCCTAAATACGCAAGTATGCGTAAAGATCAGTTTATTGAAAACATCACACTAGAAGAAGCACTTGAACTTTTCAAGTTACCTCGCGAAATAGGAGAATACGAAGGAGAACCAGTTGCTGTAAATATAGGAAGATATGGTCCTTACATTTTACATGCAGGCAAATTCACTTCACTACATAAAGATGATGATCCATACGAGATCGAATTGGACAGAGCGATCGAATTGATAGAAGAAAAAAGAAAAGCTGAAGCGAATAAATACATCAAAACTTTTGATGAAGATGAGTCTGTACAAGTCTTAAATGGCCGTTATGGACCTTACATTAAGGCAGGAAGACAAAATGTCAAAATACCTAAAGACAAAAAACCAGAGGAACTGACTCTCGAAGAATGTTTGAAACTGGCTGAAGAAGCTAAGAACAAACCGAAAAAACCTAGAGGAAGAAAAAAGAAATAG
- a CDS encoding SixA phosphatase family protein: protein MKKLILIRHGKAQEAGNAEKDIDRTLTGTGFADSNRLGRALENKELFPDVIISSNAERAALTSNIIAEAVKYDSSQIRHNDMIYNASVRNLLDLVNNFKEVWDCVYIIGHNPSLSYLAEYLSNAEIGSVSPAGAVILRAEVEHWNEISKNTMYFENYYSPESMSNS from the coding sequence ATGAAGAAATTGATCTTGATCAGGCATGGAAAGGCTCAGGAAGCCGGAAATGCGGAAAAGGATATAGACAGAACATTAACCGGAACTGGCTTTGCTGATTCCAACCGGTTAGGTAGAGCCCTGGAGAATAAAGAGCTATTTCCTGATGTGATTATTTCTTCTAATGCCGAAAGAGCAGCATTAACAAGTAATATTATTGCTGAAGCGGTTAAATATGACTCGTCTCAAATCAGGCATAATGATATGATCTACAATGCCTCAGTTAGAAATCTGCTTGATTTGGTAAATAACTTTAAAGAAGTATGGGATTGTGTTTATATCATAGGACATAATCCAAGTCTTAGCTATTTAGCTGAATATCTGTCTAATGCAGAGATCGGATCTGTGAGTCCGGCCGGAGCAGTAATCCTGAGAGCTGAGGTAGAGCACTGGAATGAAATTTCTAAGAATACGATGTATTTTGAAAATTATTATTCTCCTGAATCAATGAGTAATAGCTGA
- a CDS encoding TlpA family protein disulfide reductase, with protein sequence MSSLQSLLIKIPFYEASVDNSDNTTKEINENIYLIDESGKRVAHIFSDYDYTFINFWASWCPPCLAEMPSIEKLYKKTENRNIRFLMISSDQNFNKAIQLKERKKFTFPIYSPLASIPTVLSHTSIPYTVIVDDQGRIIYEKEGIANYNSDEIINLFN encoded by the coding sequence ATGAGTTCGCTGCAAAGCCTATTAATAAAAATACCTTTCTATGAAGCTTCAGTCGATAATTCTGATAATACAACAAAAGAAATAAATGAAAACATCTACCTGATTGATGAATCAGGAAAAAGAGTAGCCCATATTTTTTCAGACTATGATTACACCTTTATAAATTTTTGGGCAAGCTGGTGTCCACCTTGCCTGGCTGAAATGCCATCAATTGAAAAACTATATAAGAAAACGGAGAATAGAAATATTAGGTTTTTGATGATCTCTTCAGATCAAAATTTTAATAAGGCCATTCAGTTAAAGGAAAGAAAAAAATTCACATTTCCGATTTATAGTCCATTAGCCAGTATTCCGACTGTTTTATCACACACCAGTATACCATATACTGTGATAGTAGATGATCAAGGAAGAATTATTTACGAGAAGGAAGGAATAGCAAATTATAACAGTGATGAAATAATCAATTTGTTTAATTGA
- a CDS encoding DUF7832 domain-containing protein, protein MNSEKSAKQKTIYDNARNHFLGNFPETLPIEQAYVHIGMYLGWIIQNELYSEYFEDESEIQIIRFNNKVISPALLSELWDGYLGFELFNKKGNMFTYYYYGGGIYKKDYQTVLAGDLPSIYHVEDSWENFDKISKKITERFNDWRKIIED, encoded by the coding sequence ATGAATTCAGAAAAGTCGGCAAAGCAAAAGACCATTTATGATAATGCACGAAATCATTTTTTAGGTAATTTCCCTGAAACTTTACCAATCGAACAAGCATATGTTCACATCGGCATGTATCTAGGATGGATAATTCAAAATGAACTTTATTCGGAATATTTTGAAGATGAAAGTGAAATTCAAATTATCAGGTTCAATAACAAAGTGATCTCCCCTGCCCTTTTAAGTGAATTATGGGATGGGTATCTTGGTTTTGAACTTTTTAATAAAAAGGGAAATATGTTCACCTACTATTATTATGGTGGTGGTATTTACAAAAAAGATTATCAAACAGTACTTGCCGGAGATCTTCCTTCGATATACCATGTTGAAGATAGCTGGGAAAACTTCGATAAGATCTCTAAAAAGATCACGGAGAGATTCAATGACTGGAGAAAAATAATAGAAGATTAA